Genomic segment of Synergistaceae bacterium:
TCATCGTACTGCGACGCTCCCGCCAAAGCCTGATCAGCTCGTCCTGCAAAGTCATTCGCGTAAAGTTGTCAAGCGCGCCGAGAGGTTCGTCGAGCAGTACGACATCGGGCGCGACGGCCAATGTCCGCACTAGGGAAGCCCTTTGTCGCATCCCTCCGCTGAGTTGATGAGGATAGCTGCCCGCGAAGCTTTCAAGGTCGGCGAGGTTTAGCCATTCGGCTATTTCGTGTTGTTTTTCCCTATATTGATTGGTGGATTTCAGCGCAAATTCAATATTGCCTCGCACGGTCATCCACGGAAACAGCGTATGTTCCTGAAAGACGAGCCCGCGTCTGGGATTAGGACTCATCACGAGCTCTCCGTCGCAATATATCGTTCCAGAGGTCGCCTTATCAAGCCCCGCGATGATCCGCAGCAAGGTACTTTTGCCACAGCCACTGGCGCCCAGAATTGAAACGAACTCGCCCGGTATGATGCCAGCGTTTATATTATCCAGCGCGATAAGTCCAGTGTCTTTATCACGCTCCTCAAAAACTTTGCTCACTCCCCTGATTTCAATACTCGCGCCCACGTTCCACTCACCACATAACATCTAAAATATATTTAATATATATATTTTATAAAATATATTATAATCATATAATTGTCAAGGCAGAGGCAGAACTCAAATCGCGGGAAAAGGAAAGATAGGCGTCATATGTCTACAGCGCTGCGAGATACTTTCTTCTATAATGTTTTTATTAATGTTTTATTGGTTGATAGGCCT
This window contains:
- a CDS encoding ABC transporter ATP-binding protein, which translates into the protein MLCGEWNVGASIEIRGVSKVFEERDKDTGLIALDNINAGIIPGEFVSILGASGCGKSTLLRIIAGLDKATSGTIYCDGELVMSPNPRRGLVFQEHTLFPWMTVRGNIEFALKSTNQYREKQHEIAEWLNLADLESFAGSYPHQLSGGMRQRASLVRTLAVAPDVVLLDEPLGALDNFTRMTLQDELIRLWRERRSTMIMVTHDVDEAIYLSQRVILMSPRPGRVKNILDIPMNYPRDRASGDFMGLRVHILKQLEFAKTIQEDYTI